One window of the Microplitis demolitor isolate Queensland-Clemson2020A chromosome 10, iyMicDemo2.1a, whole genome shotgun sequence genome contains the following:
- the LOC103574401 gene encoding ankyrin-3-like, with the protein MEYMLQNGVEVEARNREGVAAVHLDVRQGYMEIFDLFTEHNVNMDIEDEKGRTPLFYAAEYGQSEKVNALLKQEARVNLRDCHGMTPLFMIFEKILARRYEGDNLYSPDHIRKMEITEMLIKFGANVNQQTTNEGATLLHLAGARVYDEIVTMLLENGANVNLKDKKGRYVVQYCRYGRQDDDLPAGYEKEPDEISSVTEGHVSWTHSIIRQFLIRKRVMGDMINQDLELELLYLKQNEAEYEVKCKKEMEEMKEIVLMRQRKREVTPIDVWKASTESMRRFIRHRDFVRKLQRGKIGHYGNDMWEKVVAARYREKLIKRAIRVLNNVTRNSKMPFENLPKYVLDEIVSNINNEELIRMTRMDQ; encoded by the coding sequence ATGGAATACATGCTACAAAATGGAGTCGAGGTGGAGGCGAGAAATCGTGAAGGAGTCGCAGCCGTGCATCTGGACGTACGACAAGGGTATATGGAAATATTTGATTtgtttactgaacataatgtGAATATGGACATTGAAGATGAAAAAGGAAGAACACCATTATTCTACGCAGCGGAGTATGGACAATCGGAAAAAGTAAATGCATTATTAAAACAAGAGGCTAGAGTAAATCTTAGGGATTGCCATGGAATGACACCACTGTTCATGATATTTGAGAAAATTCTAGCTCGTCGATATGAAGGAGACAATTTGTACAGTCCAGATCATATAAGAAAGATGGAAATAACGGAAATGCTAATAAAATTTGGAGCCAATGTCAATCAGCAGACGACTAATGAAGGGGCAACACTATTGCACCTAGCAGGAGCAAGAGTGTATGATGAGATTGTAACAATGCTGCTAGAAAATGGAGCAAATGTTAATCTAAAAGATAAAAAGGGAAGATACGTGGTACAATATTGCAGATATGGGCGGCAAGATGATGATTTGCCTGCAGGATACGAAAAAGAGCCGGATGAAATATCGTCTGTCACTGAGGGACACGTTAGTTGGACGCATTCGATAATAAGACAGTTCCTCATAAGGAAAAGAGTTATGGGAGATATGATAAACCAGGATTTGGAGCTGGAATTGTTGTACTTGAAACAAAATGAAGCGGAGTATGAAGTAAAATGTAAGAAGGAAATGGAGGAAATGAAGGAAATTGTGTTAATGCGTCAAAGGAAAAGAGAAGTGACACCTATCGACGTGTGGAAAGCATCAACAGAAAGTATGAGGCGATTTATAAGACATAGAGATTTTGTCCGAAAGCTTCAACGAGGAAAGATCGGTCACTATGGAAATGACATGTGGGAAAAAGTCGTGGCGGCAAGGTACAGGGAGAAGCTTATCAAACGTGCTATTCGAGTACTAAATAATGTGACGAGAAACAGTAAGATGCCGTTCGAAAATTTGCCAAAGTACGTGCTGGATGAAATCgttagtaatattaataatgaagagCTCATCAGGATGACACGCAtggatcaataa